taccccccccccatttgagaTCTCCGACATCCATAGCTCGAAAGTCgtaaaaatttgcattttaatagTTTtggatgtaatctacaaggcagCATGGTTAATTTTTCTGAATtcctcagattttttttcttatatgaaagaattatgctaatttatgtgaaaatcatactttttgcacTAATTCACTATAAAAAGCTCACAGAATGCTTATTTTTGGTGTTAATATTCTTTATACTATTGCTAacaattacaaatgaaaaaaaaatcctggtttgaaaatgaatttcttatttaattcattgttttatgaatttcttatctatttgtttttcaaccttatgttttttttttgggggggggttaaccaAATTTATAGCAAAACCTTTATAAAGCATAatgctaaaatcaattaatttcaacagataaaaataatcatatctataTGAATAAGGTGAGGGAATTCTGTTTaaattgactttgtacacaaaatcatgttttggagtcattttgggtctgacatgcacttaggTAATGTTGAGTAATTATCGAATTGCATACCCGGGCATCGTACATTTGCAAGGATTTCACGCAGCGGAATGGTCGCGGAAGATGTCcagggggggggttgattcaaccccccaCCCCCGCTGGATTAcagttaattaaaacaataacacAGGTATTTGACATGAGGGCATCATTTTGAAGACATGAATTCTAGATGATGGGTCTCTGGCCTTCGATATTAAGATTGATAGAATCAGTCACACGACCTTGAAATATCATGCCCAGAAATTACCTGTGCCACCAGTTCTTCAACTTCTCTCAGCTTGCCTTTCTGAACATGGTTCTCAGCCTGAACAAACTGGAGCTTCTCCTTGACGTGGGTCAGCACCTGAACAGTACTAGTGATCTTCTTTCTCAATTTGAGTAATTCCTGTATGAAATGTACAGAGAAAAGCAATGAGAAACTGAAGGCACTGTGGTGTAGTGGATCAGATTTGACTTAAGATTAGAGGGTCACAGGTTCAAATCTAGTCAGAACCTGATCTGTTATCTTTCTTAATTTAAGTAACTCCTGTATGAAACATGAACAGATAAAGGCAATAAGACAACAAAAGGCACTCTGGTGTAGTGAATCAGATTTCACTTTAGGATTAGAGGGTCAGAGGTTCAAATCCTACCTATAGCCTATGGCCTTAGACAACAAAATATCCAAATTTCCCTCTGACTTGGCTAGAGTGAATGGGTATCTAGCAGGGATAATAATTTCTTGAGATGCTTATGCATCACGATGACAATAAGATCCTTGAGCACTCTGCAGTGCGCTTGATAAAAGGCATTATTAAATTGTTCATGACGGGAAGACGGGTAAAGGATGGAAAGAAATCAGGAAGACAGATACTGAAAGGGATAGAAATAGAAAGGGGGTGGGGTAGGAGTGAGTCTCctttatatttcatcaaaataatactGGCATTGACACTTTACCTCATTCCTTTCTTCAATCTTCTCATTGTATGTCTGGTTCTCAATCTTCAACTGTTCAAAGTCAATCAGATGAAGACCTTCAGCAAGTTCCTCCTTGGCCTTGAGCTGTTGCTCTCTCTTCTTAAGACGGTTCTTGAGTTTGATGTTCTCCAGTCTTACTTGCTTcacctcttcctctttcttcagCTCGTTGGAGATGTACACTTCAACTTCCTGTTGATTAAAAATAACTAAtggatcaataaaaaaatcaaacaaaaattgtgaccaatacctttattttgataaaaaaaaatatagcatGAATTCAGAGTAAGCCCTTGCAGTACGTCCTCAGTAGGTTAAGGTCATTTTTTAGAAATCCCCTTAAAATAACTGTTGGTAAAATGTAAATTTAGAGAGCAGCAAGGCCATTGAGGTGGCACCTAAGGCAATTGCCTCCTTCACCTCAGCTAACTGCAAGCCTTGTTGAAAGTGGAATATCAATTCTTCAGATATATTTAGCTTGATAAAAATGTGATCTTTGATACTGTGGTAACAGGGCTCTGCAGcaaatcacaatcaaggttttcCATGGCAGTTACAATGACGAATTTACCATATTTGAAACAGGCCCCAGTTCAGTCAATACATTTAAATGCCTTAACTAGAATATTgattcacacacaaaacaagaCAATCCCCACCCTTGGAGCTATGGGTTTCCCAGTCCTGCTGCTGATAGCTGTCAGGGCTACTTGTCTCTTGAGTTCTAAGAATTGTTGGTTCTCATTTTCAACATAGTCCTGCTTCTCCTGCTTTCGGTCTTTGAGCTCCTCGAGATTCAGGAAGGAGAGGTCTCTCTCCTCTTGTTCTTGTTTCCTTAGCTCATCCAAATTGGCTGAAAATGAAaccaaatgaaataaaggaagaagGAGCAATGGTAAATTTTCTCTCCTATCTGGCTTGGATAAACTCTGGCAATGCAAACAGTTCTATATACCATGACTTCCATGCACACACGCATCATGTACTTGTTGTGAATTGATACATTTTATGACTTTGTCAAGGATCGGGAGATCTACAGGATTTACCTCATTCCCATATAccagatggtgatgatgacgacatcATCATTGTGGGTTATTTCTAATTTCAAATAATGCAAAGTTAGCATTGGAACTTTAGGTCTCAAATCAGAAAATAAGACAAGAATGACAGTTTTTCTCATAACACATCCTACAATTCTAATTTTGTTAATTCTCCTATGGTCTATTATAGTTACTCCGTCTGACTACAATAAGGTCTTCAACAAACTAGCTGGTCTTCACTTTGTCTATTTTCCACTTGATCTACATCTAAATCAgctaatttcaaaatatcaaattctcaCTTTGTTGACAATCAAATTCACATTAAATTACCACTTCATCTAATAAAAGTCTAATTCTTGTTGGATCTAAAATCCCCATGGACATatgtatctctctctctctgtctttcatcaccccccccccctctatctctctatctctctctctaagACTTACACATGTATTTGAGATATCTCTGCTCTTGATCTGTCACATTTTTGTCCATTTCTTGCCTCTGGTCATCTGTCTTCTTCTTACGGAAATATTCAGCAAGCTTATGTTGGAGTTGGATATTTTGTTGATTCAGTTGCTCACGCTCTGACACCATTGCCTTCAGATAATAAAGTTCAAATAAAGGTAATTAAGTTGAATCCATGAGCATGACcacaattttttatgtattggaCTTCAAAGACATTTAAATTCCAGTCATAATGTATTGATTATCAAAGAGAAATCTACCTACACCTTTCCCATTAAGTTATGTATTCCAGTATATACAGGAGATTATTATGCTGTTACAAAAATTTTGTTGTGTTGTTATATGAAGTGCAATCAATTTTACTAAagcatcatttcttttttcatttttattaaagaTTGATTCCATTACATATAACTACACAACAATATTTTGAGAAGTTCCTTCAATCATAATCCCCCAAACtggcaaaaaataaacaaagaaaatcatgttgtacatgtaatatgcaaACAACATGTCTGAAGGAAAAATGTCACTATGTCTAATCCCTTTTGAATTTGTCAAGTTTCTCCCGAACCAACGGATCTTAATAACCAAATTAATCTGTTTATTATGTATATGATGTTAATTGAACCCTATTTCAGTCACATAACTCCCAGTCAGGATATAATGGTTTTCCTCTTTAATATGCATATTTCAATCGGGAGATATCTTTTGTAAAAGAAGTGCCACATAAATACTTGATTTTGAACTATAAAGTTACTAATGTATTAATAGTAAACTGGATTTAGTAACAATGTTGGAGGTGTTTCAAAAAGAGTCAGAAGTTCTCAACACATATCTAAGCACCAACATGCACATGGCATTTATCTAACTGTATCCGACCAATCCAGTGATGCATCATATATCATATACCGCACAAAACTAGGAATTTAGCATTTACTTCAAGTCACACTTGaatctttttgaaacaccccTTGGGAATTAAGACCAACTGGCATAAGACCCAGTGATTAAAATCCATTGCAGAAAATCTCTAGCAGTAGTCACCCATACATACCTGATACATTTCTATAAGTTCTTCTCTTGATATTAgatcctcttcttcttcttcaagcAAAGCTTCTTCTTCTGGGAGAGGGGATACTGGAGCACACGTAAAGAGAGTAAAATACAGTCAGGTATGACAAGGGAAAGAGATTAAcaaagaataaagagagaaagagtaaAGCAGAGGGAAAATACAATTTCCTTTAAATGGGCTATTTTTCCTGCTTGTGTTCACtcatattaatttctttttaattatacCCAATGGTAAATTACtgggaaaatttttgacatttggAAGGCTAAATGAATTGCTCTCAGTCCTCATTTTTCATAACTGAAGAGCTTCAGATTTTATGAAAGATATACAGTCCACACAGTTTGATTGAAAGTGCTCTCAAGTTATGAATTGTATCAGGTCAAAATATCCTAGTATTCATTCTACTTCAATTAGCTGTtaaaaaggagggggggggataagaaaatacaatatttaacatTGATTTGTGGGGGGGAGTCATGAATGAATCCAATATCTTACTTTCTCTCTCAGGTGTCCCCGGTTCAATTTGAGCTGGTTCATTAGGAGGGGGTGTTGCTTCTCTGGATAAAGGCTCCATAACCTGGACAGTAGGGGTCTCCGGTCGATCTCCTTCCTGGAATGTGTCACTCTGTGGTATCGGACTCTTGGGCTCCTCCTCATCTCCACCCTCTGGTTTCTCAGCTCCTTCTCCATCACCTTCACCAGGAGCTTGGGTGTCATCTCCAGCTGGGGTagctcctccttctccttctttctctttgtcaCCTTCCTCTGCGGCCCCTTCTCCCTCAGGCTTTCCTTCCCCGCCTTCTCCACTTTCACCTCCTTCCGCTCCCTCTGCAGTCTCCCCTGACAAAATGGAAATATAAGTGAATATAAGTTCAAATTCCACTCTGTATAATAGAATAGATGTATGGAGTGGCACTCACAGATAACATCTTGTGCTCATGGTGCAGTAACACTTCCAAAACCAAacaaaagaatattttcaagtaTATTAACTACTGTCAGATATCAAGACAATCTATATATAATCCATATAGCACCCACTTTGTTGTTATTGCTATTGATTGTAAAAAGTAAACAAATGGCAGACAGATTTCTGTTATTGGAAATGACCGTCTCTGATATCTGGTCGACTATTAAAATAGGATCTCTTAATATCTGCGACAGAAATTGGAATACATGATAAAATCTGATTTGAAATACCCTATCCACTTAACTTAATTTGTTTACAACATTATTTGTAACTTAAAGGAAAGAGAATATATGGAAtgacaaatttatttcaaaattacaattttcaaaTCACATCACAAGATTCCTTGACAAATGCCTTACCTTCGCCAGGTTTCTGTTCTTCTCCCTCCTTGCTTTCCTCTCCTTCTTTCACTTCTCCATCTCCATCTGCTGTCTCTCCATCGGCACCTGGTGAAGCAGTTTCCCCTCCTTCCTGTCCCTCTGCTTCTGCTGCCACTGCTTCAGCGGGTGGACCATCGCCATCGGCTGCCCCTGGGGAACCTTCTGCTGTGGGTTGCTCTGCTTGCTGCTCCCCTTCTGCAGCCGGGTCTGTGGGGGTGCCTGCTGGTTCTTGGTTTACTGCTGGTGATGCCTCTCCCTCTGCTGCTGGAGTTGCTtctaggagggggggggggggggcatagaaAATATTTCTACTATTGAGGGACATTTCATAAAGCAAGATATATCTGAGTAAGTGCCTGAGTGGTGATAAACATCACAGTGATGACAAGACAATACACTAGTAAAgtgccaaaaataaaaaataaatttgaataaaaatagaggAAGAATGGAGGGAGAAGATTTAAACTGGACATCAAAGAATTTTAAAGAATCAAACAATTTTAAGGCAGATATAGCATAAAGGGTAAGTTAAATTTTGAAGGATGAAAAAtcagggaagaaaaaaaaaagccaaATAAATGTGACTAGATGATAAAATGAGTGTAAACTACCAAAATAATTCACTCAGAATGATAAAGGATCTGTGATGCAATCTACATTGTTGATTAACTGCCAAAATGTAAATGTGCAGTCCTTACGGGGAACAACAGGAAAGACATCCCTACATGGCATTACAATACAATTACCAAATGGCAAATTTCAGATTGACATCTACACCATATTATATTCTGTGTCTGATTACTTTCACTTTCATctaatctattttattttattttccttcattttaaatattttttgcttttacacaaaatatgatatattgtaCAGGTCCAAAACTGGCATCACCCTTCAGAAGGATATTACGAAAAATGAGGAAATGGaaacatttgaataaaatacgAAAATACGAGGCAGGGAATGCAAAGGAAAACGGGTGTGTGTAAAGACTCTATTTTCAAGTTACATGTGTATTTACCCTGATTTTCTGCTGCTTCTACTGCCGGAGTGCTAGCCTCCTCTCCAGCCCCTTCAGCCTCTGCTGGGGCTTCTGCTGATTCCTGTGTAGGTTCTTGTGATGGAGCCTGTTAGAGTAAAGTTCAAAAAAAGCAAGTGGTTATTCTAAGAATAAGGGCAAGTCCAAGGAAATGGCCCCTCAGATGTAAGATATCAGCACCGTAACAGGGGTTGGTGgtgggggggcaagagccaaaaatttcccggtcaaATCATGATATCAACAGGCAAAATGGAGTAATGAGGGGAGTATTTTAACGCCAGATATTGCGTATCAagcataatttattattttctttttaagttgcgagcgagcaaaaatttcgaccTTTTTAATCCAAAATCCagttttgtgatagattttgacatgatctCCAGAGAATAATCTTTCACGCTTTTCTCTCTTTAGATTCCCTCTTTTTGTGGTCTGTACACCACTATTCAGGATTGTTTGCGGCAGTAGCatgaagagtaaaaaaaaaaaaaatgaggggcgCAGTATAGCACATGTACTAAAAAGCTGCTTTATATAAGTCCcaagcgagcgagaaaaaaatcaccttttcatgagaatctaactttgagctatttatttacattgtattcagtaaataaaataatatcctacacttttcctttgctttattttcctgttttttttttgtttttaaaactttttgggGCCATGGCCCAATCATTCCATACACAGTGCTGTagtattatatcaattatttataatcacgtaatatattttatcatttgtaaaataataatttttatctataaattaatCTTCAGAACGGCATCGCTAACCGAAAGTACGtaatacataagcggttcaagggtcgacgccaTTGTATTTGTTTACATTGGTATTACATGTGGATCGAGGGGTCTGGTAAGAATCCtttattttcaccttttttcccccattttttaaaaccttcctacgcatatTAGGTGTAGGCCTAGAGTTAAATAAAACCACGACCAATTacatgatttttaataaaaaagatggatttccaagGGGAATCCATCTGTATTTATTTGGTTCTCTTAAGGCTATAATGGtcaacaaggttatatcataaccttgttcatagaatgagtgatATGGGCGGGGATTCAAGTCAAGACTCCATGATTAGCCAGGGGCGTtgtggggagtgaaagttatatactgtacgtagctcactccccactaacgccagGAATCACCGTACATGCCTTTGCGTATCGGACAGGATTACCCATGGtgaacctagacctaaatcaccaattttagttatagtttttcgcccaaagttatgtacatgggcaagttttatgtttacccccatttgattctatttcttttatttttcattaaataaatagtcgtaaaattgaaagaaattaagagcAATAGCGTTCACTTACCCCCGTCTGTTTACGAagccattttgatttcttttggtCAAACCGCcaacttgaattaaaaaaatatttgcatctgccgatagatatcaggaatcgcaaaatatttttttttatcgataaatatcatataaattatttcatgatatttttcaaccgaaacaaatattttacaaatcgtgatttttattgacaaatgcaagtattttttaaatctaagttgcagctctgcacgCGTGTGTATCTAGGAGACTAGGtatcataacaaaagaaatcaaaatggctTCGTAAACAGACGGGGGTAAGTGAACGCTATTgctcttaatttctttcaattttacgactatttatttaatgaaaaataaaagaaatagaatcaaatgggggtaaacataaaacttgcccatgtacataactttgggcgaaaaactataactaaaattggtgatttaggtctaggttcaCCATGGGTAATCCTGTCCGATACGCAAAGGCATGTACGGTGATTCctggcgttagtggggagtgagctacgtacagtatataactttcactccccacaACGCCCCTGGCTATCCATGATGAAGTCAATTTTTGaagacatcatcatggagtcctcaagactagcCAAGACCCCCGATTAAACAGCATCTACGGAGAAAGGGTGCGCTGGTGCACCCTCCTCGGCCTCAATCACTCCTAAATTTTGACCAGGAATTTTGCCTTTTGACGGGGTAAAACTTTTAAAACTTAAATTAAAAGCGCGCAGGGTCAGGGAGACGAGGAAGATGCCGCATCGATACAGACACGTGGGACTGAAGTGAAACCGGTGATTGTTGCCTGTGTGGCTCGTATTACTACCTCTGCAAAACAAGAATTATAGAGTAGCGAGAAAACAGAAGAATGCATGGAAATGTACTTAGAATATCATACTACCCTTAtctacaaaaaattattttatatgaaagtGTAAATATATGGTATCGTACCTCTTCATCAGCCATGTTGATTGCACTGACCGTCTCTGTTGTCAAGGTACTATttactcattaatattcatgagaGTCGAGTGCGATTGGTAATCGAGTCGAGTGAGATTGGTGATCGAATCGAATTCGACTCAACGAATACGTACCCGTACACGCACGCTGTGTGACGTGTGTTTCAAGAATATCGTAATGCATAGAATTGTTATCAATCTACTAGAATTAAGCAAGtctgaaaatataattggtCAGAGGATCTGCACCCCTCCCGAACAAATGCTGGGAACAGGATCCAGGGGAGGCGAtccggggtggggggggggggggggcagggcacCACCAATATTTGAAGCAATAAAcaatttcccccttttactATACCCAAGAGAAAATAATAagttttgaaatttcaaattgccGGTGGCATCAGTgttaaaaaatgcttgaatgtatctgttttatttaatttaatttgacTAAACGTGCAAGGGAAaggtatgagaaatgttttgtagggtaagtttgattttgcacTTTCCCCTCGACACatcgtgaaaacaagcatttctgcgcaaacagatttctgtgagctttacaaaaatggataGTGCTCTCTCAAGTGTAAcatattctgtcaaaacttttactttcattggatagatgagacccaaacccattatgtgaaaaattacatgttgagattacatgttgtatatttttgttaattcccagggctttttttaTACACTGCATGGAAAATTGCACAAGGGGATGGGAATATTTAATGCATTCCCACGCTTTCTATAATATCTCTGCTGAGGAgacaaaacttgaaaaaaaaaacaatacagagAGTGTTGACACTATCATCAATtccatgaatgaattaattcacATTAGGCCTGGCCCCCACGAAAGATCCATATGCCTACTAAATCATCGGATGAGCACTGTGCCTGCCATCGTTTTCTAAGAAATTGATGACATGAATGTCGGAGTCAATTAATTAGTAATTCATGAATTAATTGCCTAGAAACAACTGTACaatcaaattaatttatgcaagGCAACAATATGAAGTTAAATAAGAACTTGgtccataaaaaaaaatcgctcaaTGGCTACTTcctgatttaatttcatttgatccTTCCAATCAACATTTGATATTGCAAGAAGCAAAAGGTTTACAAAGATCCACAatgatatagatgaaaataGAGTATAAATTAACAGTAAAGCTGTGTGGCTTACATTTTCTTATAAATGGATTTATGCCAGATTTAATGACGGTCACGGTAGGCGGTCGTGGGctatagtctgcaggcacagatcCTGACTTAACTTtcatcaacaagtgggtctcttAGCGAAGACTATATAGCAcatacaaaaattgtttttttttcaattcaagagcgagaattaaaggtcaagtccaccccagagagtttttaatttgaatcaatagagaaaaatcaaacaagcataatgctgaaaatttcatcaaaatcggatataaaataagaaagttatgacattttgaagttttgcgtatttttcagaaaacagttatattatGCACAATCTAcagacatgcaaatgagagagtcgatgacccGCACTCactttttcatttgtttctcatttatttaaattgtacaatatttcaatttttacagattttgcaATAATGACTAACTTAATTGACTGAACCATGAAGTGGTAAATAATAGCCTATATGGTAATtatacatgttcagggaggctTGTTTCACGTATAGGATAACGAGTAAACAAAAATGGattcatatttcagataatgaaattcaaaagaaatagcgagtgatgtcatcactccCCTCATTTACATACAGACCAGTATGGGCAGATAACTGAttagtgaaattaagcgaaattaaattgaaaatgtcataactttcttattttacatccgattttgatgaatattttgcttgttgaatttttctccttttattaaaatcaactttctgttgggatggacttgtcctttaaggc
This genomic window from Lytechinus variegatus isolate NC3 chromosome 10, Lvar_3.0, whole genome shotgun sequence contains:
- the LOC121422312 gene encoding coiled-coil domain-containing protein 96-like, with product MADEEAPSQEPTQESAEAPAEAEGAGEEASTPAVEAAENQEATPAAEGEASPAVNQEPAGTPTDPAAEGEQQAEQPTAEGSPGAADGDGPPAEAVAAEAEGQEGGETASPGADGETADGDGEVKEGEESKEGEEQKPGEGETAEGAEGGESGEGGEGKPEGEGAAEEGDKEKEGEGGATPAGDDTQAPGEGDGEGAEKPEGGDEEEPKSPIPQSDTFQEGDRPETPTVQVMEPLSREATPPPNEPAQIEPGTPEREISPLPEEEALLEEEEEDLISREELIEMYQAMVSEREQLNQQNIQLQHKLAEYFRKKKTDDQRQEMDKNVTDQEQRYLKYMSNLDELRKQEQEERDLSFLNLEELKDRKQEKQDYVENENQQFLELKRQVALTAISSRTGKPIAPREVEVYISNELKKEEEVKQVRLENIKLKNRLKKREQQLKAKEELAEGLHLIDFEQLKIENQTYNEKIEERNEELLKLRKKITSTVQVLTHVKEKLQFVQAENHVQKGKLREVEELVAQKRDVLSRTKKARDSLRIDNQRLRQKSGLLGKKSLLQDFEERKDEGDELRGRMEYLKRHHAELTLNLAGVKKKIDAVKAGRS